A genome region from Candidatus Protochlamydia phocaeensis includes the following:
- a CDS encoding heavy metal translocating P-type ATPase: MLLDQDVSSVCCLCQSPVSARSYRDKDLAFCCAGCQAVYQILSSQNALENFRNHPLFQQAVQSGLIANPHLLDQLKQKEEEVVEEEVKKLHLDIQEMWCPSCAQVISLILLKEKGIRRCAVDYTTDLAVIEYLPRLISKERIVRLISSLGYRPASLQDPRQQAISHTLSIRFIVAAFFSLNIMMFAYPIYVSYFHQDMEGYPALFAWLSFLGSIPVLVYSAWPIWRRFYTGMRVGIWGMEALVVLGVSTATGLSLYELWKGSPYVYFDSMTVIIVFVLLGKIIESKAKFSAKDSLIHLTRALPRRGRKRMETGESQFVPLKDIQIGDTIIVLSGEKIVLDGVVEEGEGACDESLMTGEALPIAKKPGSTVLGGTFLQQGHLCIKVTAKPEETALARIIDMVGQDIEHKTQEVRPVDKIVKWFVPFVFSLALAILIYCLWFGVQDNQHTPLQTGILRAVAVLLISCPCAIGIAVPLAESHLLNTLAKWGVIVRNRTCLSFLGKETVFVFDKTGTITEGKYSVLKGLEELSFEEKCLLKGLVVCSNHPVAVALNQALLCPAKPFDQIEEIIGRGIRGKKQGCTYFLGSAVFLTQQGIDLPMHQQKHAAEAYTWVFFARNDSCLAAFLLGDRIRSEAKPLVQSLAPVKTMLVSGDLSHAVQKVAQACHFDAWKAEFHPLQKRDLIDNLRKSGEIVAMLGDGINDAPALTAAHVGIAVISATDISIQVSDLLLTTDRLQVLSSLRQLAKKAHRIVKQNLFWAFFYNCLGLGLAAAGALSPLFAAFAMVVSSLIVLFNAQRIKATLVLPKGGISD; encoded by the coding sequence ATGCTTCTTGATCAGGATGTTTCTTCTGTTTGTTGCTTGTGCCAGAGCCCTGTTTCCGCGCGTTCTTATCGGGACAAAGATCTTGCGTTTTGCTGCGCCGGATGCCAAGCTGTCTATCAAATTCTTTCCAGTCAAAATGCATTAGAGAATTTCCGCAACCATCCTCTTTTTCAGCAAGCCGTCCAATCCGGTTTAATTGCGAATCCGCATTTATTGGACCAGCTTAAACAGAAAGAAGAAGAAGTTGTAGAAGAAGAAGTGAAGAAATTGCACTTGGACATTCAAGAGATGTGGTGTCCCTCTTGCGCGCAAGTAATCAGTTTGATTTTGCTCAAAGAAAAAGGGATTCGTCGCTGCGCTGTCGACTATACTACGGATTTGGCCGTCATTGAATATTTGCCGCGCCTTATCTCCAAGGAAAGAATTGTCCGTCTGATTTCTAGTCTAGGATATCGGCCAGCTTCTTTGCAGGATCCGCGGCAACAAGCCATTAGCCATACGCTTTCCATCCGTTTTATTGTCGCAGCATTTTTTTCCTTAAATATCATGATGTTTGCCTATCCTATTTATGTAAGCTATTTCCATCAAGACATGGAGGGATATCCGGCCCTGTTCGCCTGGCTGTCCTTCCTAGGCTCCATTCCTGTTTTGGTATATAGCGCATGGCCGATTTGGCGCCGGTTCTATACGGGCATGCGAGTGGGAATTTGGGGAATGGAAGCCTTGGTCGTTCTGGGTGTTTCAACGGCAACGGGATTGTCTTTATATGAATTATGGAAGGGAAGCCCGTATGTCTACTTCGACTCCATGACTGTCATCATCGTGTTTGTTCTTTTGGGCAAGATCATTGAATCGAAGGCCAAATTTTCAGCCAAGGATTCTCTCATTCATTTGACGCGGGCGCTTCCCCGCCGCGGACGCAAGAGAATGGAGACAGGAGAAAGTCAATTTGTCCCCTTAAAGGATATTCAAATTGGAGACACGATTATTGTCTTAAGCGGGGAAAAAATTGTTCTAGATGGGGTTGTGGAAGAAGGAGAGGGTGCTTGCGATGAATCGCTGATGACGGGAGAAGCCTTGCCCATCGCTAAAAAGCCGGGCTCAACTGTCTTGGGCGGAACTTTTTTGCAGCAAGGACATTTGTGCATTAAAGTGACGGCAAAGCCTGAAGAGACGGCGCTTGCGCGCATTATCGATATGGTCGGGCAAGATATTGAACATAAAACGCAAGAAGTCAGGCCTGTTGATAAGATTGTCAAATGGTTTGTACCTTTTGTTTTTAGTTTAGCGTTAGCAATCCTGATCTATTGCCTGTGGTTTGGCGTCCAGGATAATCAACATACCCCTTTGCAAACAGGCATTTTACGCGCTGTTGCCGTTTTGCTCATTTCTTGCCCTTGCGCTATCGGCATAGCCGTCCCATTGGCTGAATCACATCTTTTAAACACGCTGGCCAAATGGGGGGTTATTGTCCGCAATCGAACCTGTTTGTCTTTTTTGGGTAAAGAGACCGTTTTCGTGTTTGATAAAACGGGGACGATAACAGAAGGAAAATATAGTGTTCTCAAAGGCTTAGAGGAGTTGTCTTTTGAAGAGAAATGCCTTTTAAAAGGATTGGTCGTTTGTTCTAACCATCCGGTGGCTGTTGCCCTCAATCAAGCTCTTTTATGTCCGGCAAAGCCTTTTGATCAAATCGAAGAAATCATCGGAAGAGGGATAAGGGGAAAAAAACAAGGCTGTACCTATTTTCTGGGATCGGCTGTGTTTCTGACACAACAAGGAATCGATCTGCCTATGCATCAGCAAAAACACGCCGCCGAGGCCTATACATGGGTATTCTTTGCCCGTAATGACTCATGCCTGGCCGCATTTTTGCTTGGAGACCGCATTCGTTCGGAAGCTAAGCCTCTTGTGCAATCTTTGGCGCCGGTGAAGACTATGCTTGTATCGGGGGATTTATCTCATGCCGTACAAAAGGTGGCCCAAGCATGCCATTTTGACGCTTGGAAGGCCGAATTCCATCCCTTGCAAAAAAGAGATTTAATCGATAATTTAAGGAAAAGCGGAGAAATCGTTGCCATGTTAGGGGATGGCATTAATGATGCGCCCGCTTTAACGGCCGCCCATGTGGGAATAGCCGTTATCTCGGCGACTGATATCTCCATCCAGGTTTCTGATTTACTGCTGACTACAGATCGCCTGCAAGTTCTATCTTCTCTGCGCCAGCTAGCAAAGAAGGCACACCGCATTGTTAAGCAAAATCTTTTTTGGGCCTTTTTCTATAATTGTTTGGGGCTGGGATTGGCAGCCGCAGGAGCGCTTTCTCCTTTATTCGCCGCTTTTGCCATGGTGGTGAGCAGCCTGATTGTCCTGTTTAATGCTCAGCGAATAAAAGCGACTCTAGTATTGCCCAAAGGAGGGATCAGCGATTAA